The Sphingomicrobium sp. genome has a window encoding:
- the nuoI gene encoding NADH-quinone oxidoreductase subunit NuoI: protein MMHWLKSFTLWELLRGHALTLKYFFKPKATINYPYEKAPQSPRFRGEHALRRYPNGEERCIACKLCEAVCPALAITIEAEPREDGSRRTTRYDIDMVKCIYCGLCQEACPVDAIVEGPNLEFATETREELLYDKAKLLANGDRWEQAIAANLAADAPYR from the coding sequence ATGATGCACTGGCTCAAGTCCTTCACGCTTTGGGAGCTGCTGCGCGGCCACGCGCTGACGCTGAAGTACTTCTTCAAGCCCAAGGCGACCATCAATTACCCGTACGAAAAGGCGCCGCAGAGCCCGCGCTTCCGCGGCGAGCATGCGCTTCGCCGCTATCCGAACGGCGAAGAGCGCTGCATCGCCTGCAAGCTGTGCGAGGCGGTATGCCCGGCGCTGGCGATCACGATCGAGGCCGAACCGCGCGAGGACGGCAGCCGCCGCACCACGCGCTACGACATCGACATGGTCAAATGCATCTATTGCGGGCTGTGCCAGGAAGCCTGCCCGGTAGACGCCATCGTCGAAGGGCCGAACCTCGAATTCGCGACCGAGACGCGTGAGGAACTGCTCTACGACAAGGCCAAATTGCTCGCTAACGGCGACAGGTGGGAACAGGCGATTGCCGCCAACCTTGCCGCCGATGCGCCCTACCGATAA
- the nuoL gene encoding NADH-quinone oxidoreductase subunit L: MHPLILIVFLPLVAAIIAGLFGRWIGRTAAKVVTTGALFAAAALSWPIFLSYVGGDAQATVVPVLDWIRSGSLRVDWALRLDSLTAVMLVVVTSVSSLVHLYSWGYMEDDPSQSRFFSYLSLFTFAMLMLVTANNLVQMFFGWEGVGLASYLLIGFWYYKPSANAAALKAFVVNRVGDFGFSLGIFGTFLVFGTVSIPEILAAAPGMAGSTIGFAGLRADTMTVLCLLLFIGAMGKSAQLGLHTWLPDAMEGPTPVSALIHAATMVTAGVFMVCRLSPMFEQSETALTVVTWIGAATCIFAATVGCAQNDIKRVIAYSTCSQLGYMFFAAGVGAYGAAMFHLFTHAFFKALLFLGAGSVIHAMHREQDMRYYGALRKEIPITFWVMVIGTLAITGVGIMALGAFPGLGFAGFWSKDSILEAAWASGSVAGTMAFWIGSFAALLTSFYSWRLIFLTFFGKARWAASEHIQHAVHGDHHDHPSDEHGDSSHSAHAAPATGTAGYHPHESPLSMLVPLAVLSLGALLAGQLFHGIFLEADHAPEFWHGALAFDEHLAHAMHEVPLLVKLSATIAMLIGLAIAYNNYIRRPGAAEGFVRTFPFIHRFVSNKWYFDELYDRIFVRPSLWLGRLFWHRGDEKTIDRFGPHGAAYAVGFGNRITARFQSGYLYSYALVMLLGLIGAASWAIWWAR, encoded by the coding sequence ATGCACCCATTGATTCTCATCGTATTCCTGCCGCTGGTTGCCGCGATCATCGCCGGCCTGTTCGGCCGCTGGATCGGCAGGACGGCCGCCAAGGTGGTGACCACCGGCGCTTTGTTCGCCGCCGCTGCGCTCAGCTGGCCGATATTCCTCTCTTATGTTGGCGGCGACGCGCAAGCGACGGTCGTGCCGGTGCTCGACTGGATCCGCTCGGGCTCGCTGCGCGTCGATTGGGCGCTTCGCCTCGACAGCCTCACGGCCGTGATGCTCGTCGTGGTGACGAGCGTCTCGAGCCTCGTCCACCTCTACAGCTGGGGCTATATGGAGGACGACCCGAGCCAGTCTCGCTTCTTCTCCTATCTGTCGCTGTTCACCTTCGCGATGCTGATGCTCGTGACCGCGAACAACCTGGTCCAGATGTTCTTCGGCTGGGAAGGGGTCGGTCTCGCTTCCTACCTGCTGATCGGCTTCTGGTACTACAAGCCGTCGGCCAATGCCGCCGCGCTCAAGGCGTTCGTCGTCAACCGCGTCGGCGACTTCGGCTTCAGCCTTGGCATATTCGGCACCTTCCTGGTGTTCGGCACCGTCTCGATCCCCGAAATCCTCGCGGCAGCGCCGGGGATGGCAGGCTCGACGATCGGCTTTGCGGGTCTGCGCGCCGACACGATGACCGTGCTCTGCCTGCTGCTGTTCATCGGCGCGATGGGCAAGTCGGCGCAGCTTGGCCTCCACACCTGGCTTCCGGACGCGATGGAAGGCCCGACGCCCGTCAGCGCCCTCATCCATGCGGCGACGATGGTCACCGCCGGCGTGTTCATGGTCTGCCGCCTTTCGCCGATGTTCGAACAGTCGGAAACCGCGCTCACCGTCGTCACCTGGATCGGCGCCGCGACCTGCATCTTCGCGGCGACGGTCGGCTGCGCGCAGAACGACATCAAGCGGGTGATCGCTTATTCGACCTGTTCGCAGCTCGGCTACATGTTCTTCGCCGCCGGCGTCGGCGCCTATGGCGCGGCGATGTTCCACTTGTTCACGCATGCCTTCTTCAAGGCTTTGCTGTTCCTCGGCGCAGGCAGCGTCATTCACGCGATGCACCGCGAACAGGACATGCGTTACTATGGCGCGCTCCGTAAGGAGATCCCGATCACCTTCTGGGTGATGGTCATCGGCACGCTGGCGATCACCGGCGTCGGCATCATGGCCTTGGGCGCGTTCCCAGGCCTCGGCTTTGCCGGCTTCTGGTCGAAGGATTCCATCCTCGAGGCCGCGTGGGCCAGCGGTTCGGTCGCCGGCACCATGGCCTTCTGGATCGGCTCCTTCGCCGCGCTGCTGACCAGCTTCTACAGCTGGCGCCTGATCTTCCTGACCTTCTTCGGCAAGGCCCGGTGGGCGGCGTCCGAGCACATCCAGCATGCCGTTCACGGCGATCATCACGACCACCCGTCCGACGAACATGGCGACAGCAGCCACAGCGCCCACGCGGCGCCCGCGACGGGCACTGCCGGCTATCACCCGCACGAAAGCCCGCTGTCGATGCTGGTGCCGCTTGCCGTTCTCTCGCTCGGCGCGCTGCTCGCTGGCCAGCTGTTCCACGGCATCTTCCTCGAAGCGGACCATGCGCCGGAGTTCTGGCACGGCGCGCTCGCGTTCGACGAGCATCTCGCCCACGCAATGCATGAGGTACCGCTGCTGGTGAAGCTCAGCGCGACCATCGCCATGCTGATCGGCCTTGCCATCGCCTACAACAATTACATCCGGCGCCCGGGCGCGGCCGAAGGGTTCGTTCGGACCTTCCCGTTCATCCACCGCTTCGTGTCGAACAAATGGTATTTCGACGAGCTCTACGACCGCATCTTCGTGCGTCCGTCGCTGTGGCTCGGCCGCCTCTTCTGGCACCGCGGTGACGAAAAGACGATCGACCGCTTCGGCCCGCACGGCGCGGCTTATGCGGTCGGCTTCGGTAACCGCATCACCGCGCGCTTCCAGTCCGGCTATCTCTATTCCTACGCCCTCGTCATGCTGCTCGGCCTGATCGGGGCGGCGAGTTGGGCGATCTGGTGGGCTCGATGA
- the nuoK gene encoding NADH-quinone oxidoreductase subunit NuoK produces MIGLGHYLAVAAILFTIGVLGIFLNRRNVILMLMAIELILLAVNINLVAFSAYLGDLTGQVLAMFVLTVAAAEAAIGLAILVIFFRRRGSIAVDQANRMRG; encoded by the coding sequence GTGATCGGCCTCGGTCATTATCTCGCCGTCGCCGCGATCCTCTTCACGATCGGCGTGCTCGGCATCTTCCTCAACCGCCGCAACGTCATTCTGATGCTGATGGCGATCGAGCTGATCCTGCTCGCGGTGAACATCAATCTCGTCGCTTTTTCGGCCTATCTCGGCGACCTGACTGGCCAGGTGCTGGCGATGTTCGTCCTGACCGTGGCGGCCGCCGAAGCGGCGATCGGGCTTGCCATCCTCGTCATCTTCTTCCGCCGCCGCGGCTCCATCGCGGTCGACCAAGCCAACCGGATGCGCGGATAA
- the nuoN gene encoding NADH-quinone oxidoreductase subunit NuoN: protein MERFAPILPEIILTIGGIVLMMMAAFTGRRGSTLISWLAVALLIGATVALIGAPSHAGPVFDGLVTADLFASFGKAIMFPAAAIAIIAAHGWFDRHAEHASEYAVLIIFSTVGMSVMVSATSLVTLYVGLELQSLAGYVLASYRRRDERSAEAGLKYFVLGALASGILLYGISLLYGFTGTTNFNGIAAAFERGAPTLGMLFGLVFVLAGLAFKASVVPFHMWTPDVYEGAPTPVTAFFASAPKVAAILLAVRVCIEALGPATDAWRQIVIFASLASIFLGAVAAYGQTNIKRLLAYSSINNVGFALVGLAAAGPAGTSSVLFYMAIYVVMTLGAFLCVLWMRDAEGRPVEDIASLSGLSQTRPGLAAAFAIFMFSLAGIPPLFGFWPKLLVFTAAVQAGYIALAVAAILGTVIGAYYYLRIVKVMYFDDPAEPYARVREPVQGALILIAAIAVSPLGYLLIGPLSAITDRAAGSLF, encoded by the coding sequence ATGGAGCGCTTCGCCCCGATCCTTCCCGAGATCATCCTGACCATCGGCGGCATCGTCCTGATGATGATGGCGGCGTTTACCGGCCGCCGCGGCTCGACGCTGATCAGCTGGCTCGCCGTCGCGCTGCTCATCGGCGCTACCGTGGCGCTGATCGGCGCGCCCTCGCACGCCGGGCCCGTGTTCGACGGCCTCGTAACCGCCGATCTGTTCGCCAGCTTCGGCAAGGCGATCATGTTCCCCGCGGCCGCGATCGCCATCATTGCCGCCCATGGCTGGTTCGACCGCCACGCCGAACATGCGTCGGAATATGCCGTGCTGATCATCTTCAGCACCGTCGGCATGAGCGTGATGGTCTCGGCGACCAGCCTCGTCACGCTCTATGTCGGCCTCGAGCTGCAGAGCCTCGCCGGCTACGTCCTCGCCTCCTATCGCCGCCGCGACGAGCGTTCGGCCGAAGCGGGCCTCAAATATTTCGTGCTCGGCGCGCTTGCGAGCGGCATCCTGCTCTACGGCATTTCGCTGCTCTACGGCTTCACCGGCACGACGAACTTCAACGGCATCGCCGCCGCGTTCGAGCGTGGCGCGCCGACGCTCGGCATGCTGTTCGGCCTCGTCTTCGTACTCGCCGGCCTTGCCTTCAAGGCGAGCGTCGTACCGTTCCACATGTGGACTCCGGACGTCTACGAAGGTGCGCCGACGCCGGTCACCGCCTTCTTCGCCTCGGCGCCAAAGGTCGCGGCGATCCTTCTCGCCGTCCGCGTCTGCATCGAGGCGCTTGGCCCGGCGACCGACGCATGGCGGCAGATCGTGATCTTCGCCTCGCTCGCGTCGATCTTCCTCGGGGCGGTCGCCGCTTACGGGCAGACCAACATCAAGCGCCTGCTCGCTTATTCCTCGATCAACAATGTCGGCTTCGCGCTGGTCGGCCTCGCCGCCGCTGGCCCGGCGGGCACCTCGTCGGTGCTGTTCTACATGGCCATCTATGTCGTGATGACGCTCGGCGCCTTCCTCTGCGTACTGTGGATGCGCGACGCGGAAGGGCGTCCGGTCGAGGACATCGCCAGCTTGTCCGGCCTATCGCAGACGCGGCCTGGCCTTGCCGCCGCCTTCGCCATCTTCATGTTCAGCCTTGCCGGCATCCCGCCCTTGTTCGGCTTCTGGCCTAAGCTGCTGGTGTTCACCGCCGCGGTCCAGGCCGGCTATATCGCGCTCGCGGTCGCGGCGATCCTCGGTACCGTCATCGGCGCTTATTATTACCTGCGCATCGTCAAGGTGATGTATTTCGACGATCCCGCCGAGCCCTACGCCCGGGTCCGTGAGCCGGTGCAGGGCGCGCTGATCCTGATTGCCGCCATCGCCGTCTCGCCGCTCGGATACCTGCTGATCGGCCCGCTGAGCGCCATCACCGACCGCGCTGCCGGATCCCTGTTCTGA
- a CDS encoding NADH-quinone oxidoreductase subunit M, whose product MNTLPLLTIMIAVPLIAGAIALFLNREGARWTALIATLIDFALGLYMWSAYDPDGAQWQFVEKLPIGGGISWALGIDGIAMVLIMLSVFLMPICIGASWRAIERRVPEYMAAFLLMEALMIGVFAAQDLFLFYVFFEGGLIPMYLIIGIWGGAERIKASYKFFLYTLLGSVLMLIAMLYMALTAGTTSIPELMAYNFPVDVQKWLFLAFFASFAVKMPMWPVHTWLPDAHVQAPTAGSVILAGVLLKMGGYGFIRFSLPMFPNGSAEFIPLVFVLSGIAVVYTSLVALVQRDMKKLIAYSSVAHMAFVTFGLFAMNRQGLEGAMIVMLSHGLVSGALFLCVGVVYDRMHTREIDRYGGVANNMPGYALLFLVFTMASVGLPGTSGFVGEFLALIGTYQASSWAAIVATTGIILGAAYMLLLYWRIAFGVARTNEAAAMKDLDMREWWLLAPIAAAVFWMGIYPESFLRPIRADVGRVLERLEAVAPPGDAKLTLGKGAQHGAGEEHHMEAGH is encoded by the coding sequence ATGAACACTCTGCCCTTGCTCACCATCATGATCGCCGTCCCGCTGATCGCGGGCGCAATCGCGCTGTTCCTCAACCGCGAGGGGGCGCGCTGGACGGCGCTGATCGCCACCCTGATCGACTTCGCGCTCGGCCTTTACATGTGGTCGGCTTACGACCCCGACGGCGCCCAGTGGCAGTTCGTCGAAAAGCTGCCGATCGGCGGCGGGATCAGCTGGGCGCTCGGGATCGACGGCATCGCGATGGTGCTGATCATGCTCAGCGTGTTCCTGATGCCGATCTGCATCGGCGCCAGCTGGCGCGCGATCGAACGCCGGGTTCCCGAATACATGGCGGCCTTCCTGCTGATGGAGGCGCTGATGATCGGCGTCTTCGCGGCGCAGGACCTGTTCCTCTTCTACGTCTTCTTCGAGGGTGGCCTGATCCCGATGTATCTGATCATCGGCATCTGGGGCGGCGCCGAGCGCATCAAGGCTAGCTACAAATTCTTCCTCTACACCCTGCTCGGCTCGGTGCTGATGCTGATCGCCATGCTCTACATGGCGCTCACCGCGGGCACGACGTCGATCCCCGAGCTGATGGCGTACAACTTCCCGGTCGACGTGCAGAAGTGGCTGTTCCTGGCCTTCTTCGCCAGCTTCGCGGTGAAGATGCCGATGTGGCCGGTCCACACCTGGTTGCCCGACGCCCACGTCCAGGCGCCGACCGCCGGCTCGGTGATCCTGGCCGGCGTGCTTCTGAAGATGGGCGGCTACGGCTTCATCCGCTTCTCGCTGCCGATGTTCCCCAACGGCTCGGCCGAGTTCATTCCGTTGGTCTTCGTCCTGTCCGGCATCGCGGTGGTCTACACCAGCCTCGTCGCCCTCGTGCAGCGCGACATGAAGAAGCTCATCGCTTATTCGTCCGTCGCCCACATGGCCTTCGTAACGTTCGGCCTGTTCGCGATGAACCGCCAGGGTCTCGAAGGCGCGATGATCGTGATGCTCAGCCACGGCCTGGTGTCGGGCGCGCTCTTCCTGTGCGTCGGCGTCGTCTACGACCGCATGCACACGCGTGAGATCGACCGCTACGGCGGCGTCGCCAACAACATGCCCGGCTATGCCTTGCTGTTCCTGGTCTTCACCATGGCGAGCGTCGGTCTTCCCGGCACCAGCGGCTTCGTCGGCGAATTCCTGGCGCTGATCGGCACCTATCAGGCGTCGAGCTGGGCGGCGATCGTCGCCACCACGGGCATCATCCTCGGCGCGGCCTACATGCTTCTCCTCTACTGGCGCATCGCCTTCGGCGTCGCACGCACGAACGAAGCGGCGGCGATGAAGGATCTCGATATGCGCGAATGGTGGCTTCTCGCCCCAATCGCCGCGGCGGTCTTCTGGATGGGCATCTACCCGGAAAGCTTCCTGCGCCCGATCCGCGCCGACGTCGGCCGCGTCCTTGAGCGGCTCGAGGCCGTAGCGCCGCCGGGCGACGCGAAACTGACACTCGGCAAGGGCGCGCAGCATGGCGCCGGAGAGGAACATCATATGGAGGCGGGCCACTAA
- a CDS encoding biotin--[acetyl-CoA-carboxylase] ligase: MPADRPAERHHRPRCRIPVLSRIRIVERTGSTNEDLLADLSAAEGDWLLAREQEAGRGRQGRDWVSPPGNFYGSTLVELRPRDPAPQTLSLVAGLAVIEAIDLALPGEPLMLKWPNDVLLLGRKLVGILLERSADRVVVGIGVNLATAPILADRECASLSGRIAPEAFAPLLAGSFDRLLGLWRTAAPALLAQAWQARAHPLGTRLTVHASPTETISGRFDGLEPDGALRLRLDNGALEIVRAGDVEL; encoded by the coding sequence ATACCTGCTGATCGGCCCGCTGAGCGCCATCACCGACCGCGCTGCCGGATCCCTGTTCTGAGCCGCATTCGCATCGTCGAGCGCACCGGCTCGACCAACGAGGACTTGCTGGCAGACCTAAGCGCCGCCGAAGGCGATTGGCTCCTCGCGCGCGAACAGGAAGCGGGCAGGGGCCGTCAGGGCCGCGACTGGGTCTCTCCGCCCGGCAACTTCTACGGCAGCACCTTGGTCGAACTCCGGCCCCGCGATCCCGCGCCGCAGACGCTCTCGCTCGTCGCCGGCCTGGCCGTTATCGAAGCAATCGACCTGGCGCTCCCCGGCGAGCCGCTGATGCTCAAATGGCCGAACGACGTTTTGCTGCTCGGCCGCAAGCTCGTCGGAATCCTGCTGGAGCGCAGCGCCGACCGGGTCGTCGTCGGCATAGGCGTCAACCTCGCGACCGCGCCGATCCTTGCCGACCGGGAATGCGCTTCCCTGTCGGGCCGCATCGCGCCGGAAGCGTTCGCGCCCTTGCTCGCCGGAAGCTTCGACCGGCTGCTGGGTCTGTGGCGCACGGCGGCCCCGGCACTGCTCGCCCAAGCCTGGCAAGCGCGCGCCCACCCGCTCGGCACCCGGCTCACCGTCCACGCCAGCCCGACCGAGACTATCAGCGGCCGCTTCGACGGGCTCGAACCAGACGGCGCACTTCGCCTCCGCCTCGACAATGGCGCGCTGGAGATTGTCCGCGCCGGGGACGTCGAGTTGTGA
- a CDS encoding type III pantothenate kinase, with protein MLLAIDAGNTNLVFALVDAGEIKTRWRIATDPRRTADEYAVWLHQLLELEGYSKSDVTAVMIGTVVPRALHNLQVLANKYFHAEALVAGQGKAAWPIELDVDEPQNVGADRALNAIAAHAKYPGDLIVIDFGTATTFDVVGPEGAYRGGIIAPGINLSLDALVSAAAKLPRIAIEAPAQTRSVIGRTTQSQMQIGIYWGYVAMLEGLTQRIRDELARPATVVATGGLAALFNEHTQVFDAIEPDLTIQGLSLMHDMVTSDQ; from the coding sequence ATGCTGCTCGCCATCGACGCCGGCAATACCAACCTCGTCTTCGCGCTGGTCGACGCGGGCGAGATCAAGACGCGCTGGCGCATCGCGACGGACCCCCGCCGGACGGCGGACGAATATGCGGTCTGGCTCCACCAGCTGCTGGAGCTCGAGGGTTATTCGAAGTCCGACGTGACGGCAGTGATGATCGGCACGGTGGTGCCGCGCGCGCTCCACAACCTACAGGTGCTCGCGAACAAATATTTCCACGCCGAGGCGCTTGTCGCGGGGCAGGGGAAAGCCGCCTGGCCGATCGAGCTGGATGTCGATGAGCCGCAGAATGTCGGCGCCGACCGCGCCCTCAACGCCATCGCCGCCCATGCGAAATATCCCGGCGACCTGATCGTGATCGATTTCGGCACGGCGACGACCTTCGACGTGGTCGGCCCAGAGGGCGCCTATCGCGGCGGCATTATCGCGCCGGGCATCAACCTGTCGCTGGACGCCTTGGTCAGCGCTGCTGCCAAGCTGCCGCGCATCGCGATTGAAGCGCCGGCCCAGACCAGGTCGGTGATCGGGCGGACGACTCAAAGCCAGATGCAGATCGGCATCTACTGGGGCTATGTCGCGATGCTCGAAGGCCTGACGCAGCGGATCAGGGACGAACTCGCGCGTCCGGCGACCGTGGTCGCGACCGGCGGCCTGGCCGCCTTGTTCAACGAGCACACGCAAGTGTTCGACGCGATTGAACCCGATTTGACGATCCAGGGTTTGAGCCTGATGCACGACATGGTGACCAGCGACCAATGA
- a CDS encoding NADH-quinone oxidoreductase subunit J, with product MIATIAFYLFATLTIVPAIAVIFARNPVHSVLWLILAFFNAAGLMLLVGAEFIAMLLVIVYVGAVAVLFLFVVMMLDVDFASLRSGFTRNLPFGLIIAFVLLAEIVVAVFAHRAGPASVAHEIPRTRVPNIEAVGQLLYSRYLLAFELAGLILLVAMVGAIVLTHRSRGDTRTPNASRQLRRRPGDAIKNMDPGFGEGMKL from the coding sequence TTGATCGCAACGATAGCCTTTTACCTGTTCGCGACGCTCACCATCGTTCCGGCGATTGCGGTGATCTTCGCGCGCAACCCGGTCCACAGCGTGCTGTGGCTGATCCTCGCTTTCTTCAATGCGGCGGGGCTGATGCTGCTCGTCGGCGCCGAGTTCATCGCGATGCTGCTGGTGATCGTCTATGTCGGCGCGGTCGCGGTGCTGTTCCTGTTCGTCGTCATGATGCTCGACGTCGATTTCGCGAGCCTTCGCAGCGGCTTCACGCGAAACCTGCCGTTCGGGCTCATCATCGCCTTCGTGCTGCTTGCCGAGATCGTCGTTGCCGTCTTCGCGCACCGCGCCGGACCTGCGTCAGTCGCGCACGAAATTCCAAGGACCAGGGTGCCGAATATCGAAGCAGTTGGACAGCTGCTGTACAGTCGCTACTTGCTGGCGTTCGAGCTTGCGGGACTGATCCTCCTCGTCGCGATGGTCGGTGCGATCGTGCTGACGCATCGCAGCCGCGGCGATACGCGCACGCCCAATGCATCGCGCCAGCTGCGCCGCCGGCCCGGCGACGCGATCAAGAACATGGATCCGGGCTTCGGTGAGGGGATGAAGCTGTGA
- the nuoH gene encoding NADH-quinone oxidoreductase subunit NuoH: MQYGWAWFLATVIGILLIALPLMLGVAMIIYADRKIWAAIALRRGPNVVGPWGLLQSFADGLKVFLKETIVPTSANKGLFLIAPIVTFTTALIVWAVVPFDAGVVLADVNVGLLYILAASSLGVYGVIVAGWASNSKYPFFSALRAAAQMVSYEVSIGFVLITVVLWAGTFNMSAIVLQQTGHVLGIFNGFGFNPLLFPMAVVFLISSMAETFRTPFDLVEAESELVAGHQTEYSSMSFALFWLGEYGNVILMCALNATLFWGGWLPPLNIDLIPWFDIPGIVWLFGKMMFFFFVFSWVKATVPRYRYDQLMRLGWKIFLPLSIIFVILVSGYLMLTRYGGPVA; this comes from the coding sequence ATGCAATATGGCTGGGCCTGGTTCCTGGCGACGGTGATCGGCATCCTGCTGATCGCGCTTCCGCTGATGCTCGGCGTGGCGATGATCATCTATGCCGACCGCAAGATCTGGGCTGCCATCGCGCTGCGCCGGGGTCCGAACGTCGTCGGTCCCTGGGGCCTGCTGCAAAGCTTCGCGGACGGCCTGAAGGTCTTCCTCAAGGAAACGATCGTCCCGACCAGCGCGAATAAGGGCCTGTTCCTGATCGCGCCGATCGTCACCTTTACCACCGCGCTGATCGTCTGGGCGGTGGTGCCGTTCGACGCCGGCGTGGTGCTCGCAGACGTCAATGTTGGCTTGCTCTACATCCTCGCCGCAAGCTCGCTTGGTGTGTACGGCGTGATCGTCGCCGGTTGGGCGTCCAACTCGAAATATCCCTTCTTCTCCGCCCTTCGCGCCGCCGCGCAGATGGTCAGCTACGAAGTCTCGATCGGCTTTGTCCTCATCACCGTCGTGCTGTGGGCCGGCACCTTCAACATGTCGGCCATCGTCCTTCAGCAGACGGGCCACGTCCTCGGCATCTTCAACGGCTTCGGCTTCAATCCCTTGCTGTTCCCGATGGCGGTGGTGTTCCTGATCAGCTCGATGGCGGAAACCTTCCGCACACCGTTCGACCTGGTCGAAGCGGAAAGCGAACTCGTCGCCGGGCACCAAACCGAATATTCGTCGATGAGCTTCGCGCTCTTCTGGCTCGGCGAATATGGCAACGTCATCCTGATGTGCGCGCTCAATGCGACGCTCTTCTGGGGCGGGTGGCTGCCGCCGCTCAACATCGACCTCATTCCTTGGTTCGATATCCCCGGCATCGTCTGGCTGTTCGGCAAGATGATGTTCTTCTTCTTCGTCTTCAGCTGGGTGAAGGCGACGGTGCCGCGCTATCGCTACGACCAGCTGATGCGGCTCGGCTGGAAGATCTTCCTGCCGCTGTCGATCATCTTCGTCATTCTCGTCTCGGGATATTTGATGCTCACCCGCTACGGAGGGCCGGTCGCATGA